From a single Arachis hypogaea cultivar Tifrunner chromosome 3, arahy.Tifrunner.gnm2.J5K5, whole genome shotgun sequence genomic region:
- the LOC112791384 gene encoding berberine bridge enzyme-like 17: MVTSSSSLSFLLLSTLLAPTIVLLLQSSVLHANPDAYFHTCLSNKRWKNPSAPVSVTGALYTRDNSSFFDILSLHTRNKRFNRPYTPKPIAIITPFHESHIQAAVVCSKDSNFQLRIRSGGHDYEGYSYVSDVPFVLLDMYTFKSIHVNIQNATALVEAGASLGQLYYKVAQNSHVHGVPGGICPSVGTGGHFGGGGYGNVMRKYGLAVDNIIDAKIVDVNGNILDRKSMGEDLFWAIRGGGGASFGVILSWTMKLVEVPPVVTVFRLNRTLEQGGSDLVYKWQHVAPNLHRDIFIRLQIEVRQKTVRVSFVCEFLGRVDRLLSLMEKSFPELGLTKSDCFELPWVNSTLFFAEYPIGTVAEALLYESSRPAESYFKGKSDYVQKVISKEGLQSVWKKFIESEVIIMEWNPYGGRMWDIPASATPFPHRTGNLFQIQYMITWYQDGEDAINHNFNILRSMYKIMTPFVSKSPRQAYLNYRDRDIGANPSNGTINVDAARIYGAKFFRENFDKLVQVKTKVDPENFFRYEQSIPPHKY, translated from the coding sequence ATGgtgacatcatcatcatcgttgTCGTTTCTTCTCCTTTCAACTCTGCTAGCACCCaccattgttcttcttcttcaatcttccgTTTTACATGCAAACCCAGATGCTTACTTTCACACTTGTCTCTCAAACAAGAGATGGAAAAACCCATCAGCTCCTGTTAGCGTGACCGGAGCGCTATACACCAGAGACAACTCATCCTTTTTCGACATTCTCAGCCTCCACACCCGCAACAAGAGGTTCAACAGACCATACACGCCCAAACCCATCGCCATCATAACCCCTTTTCACGAATCGCACATTCAGGCGGCGGTTGTATGCTCCAAAGACAGCAACTTTCAACTCAGAATCCGAAGCGGCGGCCATGACTACGAAGGCTACTCCTACGTATCAGATGTTCCCTTCGTTCTTCTCGACATGTACACTTTTAAATCCATTCACGTCAACATTCAAAATGCCACCGCTTTGGTTGAGGCCGGCGCATCACTTGGACAGCTTTATTACAAAGTCGCGCAGAATAGCCACGTTCACGGCGTTCCTGGCGGAATCTGTCCGTCCGTCGGCACCGGCGGCCACTTCGGCGGCGGTGGCTATGGCAACGTCATGAGAAAATATGGCCTCGCCGTAGACAATATAATTGATGCCAAAATCGTGGATGTAAATGGTAATATCCTTGACAGAAAATCAATGGGGGAGGATCTGTTCTGGGCCATAAGAGGAGGTGGAGGTGCCAGTTTCGGTGTGATTCTCTCGTGGACAATGAAGCTGGTGGAAGTACCTCCAGTGGTGACGGTGTTCAGGTTGAACAGGACCTTGGAACAAGGCGGCTCGGACCTTGTTTACAAGTGGCAACATGTTGCACCGAATCTCCACAGGGATATTTTCATCAGACTCCAGATCGAGGTGCGTCAAAAGACGGTTCGAGTTTCCTTCGTCTGCGAGTTCTTGGGACGAGTCGATAGACTTCTGAGTTTGATGGAAAAAAGTTTTCCAGAACTGGGATTAACCAAAAGTGATTGCTTTGAATTGCCTTGGGTCAACAGCACTCTTTTCTTTGCAGAATACCCAATCGGAACAGTAGCAGAAGCGTTGCTATACGAATCATCAAGACCTGCTGAGTCCTATTTTAAGGGTAAATCAGATTATGTGCAGAAAGTTATTTCAAAAGAGGGTTTGCAATCTGTATGGAAAAAGTTCATCGAGAGTGAGGTAATAATCATGGAATGGAACCCCTATGGTGGAAGAATGTGGGACATTCCAGCTTCGGCTACTCCGTTTCCTCATAGAACAGGGAACTTGTTCCAGATTCAGTACATGATAACTTGGTATCAAGATGGAGAAGATGCCATTAATCATAACTTTAATATTTTAAGGTCCATGTATAAGATTATGACTCCTTTTGTTTCGAAATCGCCAAGACAGGCTTACCTTAACTACAGGGACAGAGATATTGGAGCCAATCCAAGCAATGGAACAATCAATGTTGACGCCGCTCGAATTTATGGAGCCAAGTTTTTCAGAGAGAATTTTGATAAACTGGTGCAGGTCAAAACCAAAGTTGACCCTGAGAACTTCTTTAGATATGAACAGAGTATACCACCTCACAAATATTAA
- the LOC112781985 gene encoding berberine bridge enzyme-like 17: MAPFFILLSTLVTFLILQPASSLDAKPSSSPLQNFLQCLSNHSNSAFNNIYTPNNNAFLTILNTQTHNHRFTAATAPKPFAILVARDESHVQGTILCAKLHGIQIRIRSGGHDTEGLSYISDVPFLILDMFAFDSVLVDIGTQTAWVQSGATLGAVYYNIAKHSNLHGFPAGVCPTVGAGGHFSGGGYGNLMRKHGLSVDNIIDAKLVDVNGRILDRKSMGEDLFWAIRGGGGGSFGVILSWQIRLVPVTPKVTVFRVKRDIQNGATDVVYKWQVISSKLHEDLFVRAMFEVVNRTNSKTVEVTFVGMFLGQTEPLIRLLNQSFPELGLVHSDCNEMPWINSTLYWFNSPIGTPIEALVNAPRGPTPGYFKTMSDYVKQPIPKESLESIWNLMIKVEHVKMEWNPYGGKMYEIPPTQTPFPHRSGNLFLIEYLTSWGEDGIDATNVYLNISRSFYEYMTPYVSHSPREAFLNYRDLNIGANNPSNVTRMDIAQIYGRKYFRDNLERLVYVKSKVDPENFFRHEQSIPPLLH; encoded by the coding sequence ATGGCGccattttttattctactttcaACTCTTGTCACCTTTCTTATTCTTCAACCGGCTTCTTCATTAGACGCTAAACCATCATCATCTCCCCTTCAAAATTTCCTCCAATGCCTTTCAAACCATTCAAATTCTGCATTCAACAATATCTACACTCCAAACAACAATGCATTCTTAACCATCTTGAATACTCAAACACACAACCACAGATTCACTGCAGCAACTGCACCAAAACCTTTCGCCATTTTAGTAGCACGTGACGAGTCTCACGTCCAAGGCACAATCCTATGCGCCAAGCTTCATGGCATTCAGATCAGAATCCGAAGCGGTGGCCACGACACCGAAGGCCTTTCCTATATCTCCGACGTGCCCTTTCTCATTCTTGACATGTTCGCGTTTGATTCAGTTCTTGTGGACATTGGAACCCAAACTGCATGGGTTCAATCCGGTGCAACCCTTGGTGCAGTTTACTATAACATTGCCAAACACAGCAATCTTCATGGTTTCCCTGCCGGTGTGTGCCCCACCGTCGGAGCCGGTGGACATTTCAGTGGCGGCGGCTACGGAAACTTGATGCGAAAACATGGCCTATCTGTCGATAACATCATCGATGCAAAGCTTGTTGATGTCAATGGTAGAATCCTTGACAGAAAATCAATGGGGGAGGATCTGTTTTGGGCGATAAGAGGAGGCGGCGGCGGCAGTTTCGGCGTTATCCTCTCTTGGCAGATCAGGTTGGTTCCTGTGACTCCGAAAGTCACTGTCTTCAGAGTGAAAAGGGATATACAAAACGGTGCAACGGATGTTGTTTACAAATGGCAAGTGATTTCATCAAAGCTTCATGAAGATCTATTCGTAAGAGCAATGTTTGAGGTTGTGAACAGAACAAATTCAAAGACTGTTGAGGTTACATTCGTTGGCATGTTCTTGGGACAAACTGAACCACTAATCCGTTTGTTGAATCAGAGTTTCCCTGAATTGGGTTTGGTCCATAGTGATTGCAATGAAATGCCATGGATCAATTCAACTCTTTATTGGTTTAATTCTCCAATTGGAACCCCAATTGAAGCTTTGGTGAATGCTCCAAGAGGGCCTACACCAGGCTACTTCAAAACAATGTCTGATTATGTGAAGCAGCCAATCCCAAAGGAATCCTTGGAATCTATATGGAATCTCATGATAAAAGTTGAGCATGTGAAGATGGAATGGAATCCCTATGGTGGAAAAATGTACGAGATTCCACCAACACAAACACCATTTCCTCACAGATCAGGGAACTTGTTCTTGATTGAGTACTTGACATCTTGGGGTGAAGATGGGATTGACGCAACTAATGTTTACTTGAACATTTCAAGATCTTTCTATGAATATATGACACCATATGTTTCGCATTCTCCAAGGGAGGCATTTCTTAATTATAGGGATCTTAATATTGGTGCCAATAATCCCAGTAATGTAACAAGAATGGACATTGCTcaaatttatggaagaaaatattTTCGAGATAATTTGGAAAGATTAGTCTACGTTAAATCCAAGGTTGATCCTGAGAACTTCTTCAGACATGAACAGAGTATACCACCGCTGCTCCATTGA